In a genomic window of Triticum urartu cultivar G1812 unplaced genomic scaffold, Tu2.1 TuUngrouped_contig_6318, whole genome shotgun sequence:
- the LOC125530443 gene encoding uncharacterized protein LOC125530443 — protein MAQPRQQQRQGRLVAALLVLLSLCCLARLGAAASAASADPHRKDGAATALDKAAPQEEEAVPGFTVTTVEERARGRGPVRVVMEVDIEDYPRYGANGRHNPEGPHP, from the exons ATGGCGCAGCCGCGGCAGCAGCAACGACAAGGTCGCCTCGTCGCGGCGCTCCTGGTGCTCCTCTCCCTCTGCTGCCTTGCTCGCCTCGGCGCCGCGGCTTCTGCAG CGAGTGCTGACCCTCACCGGAAGGATGGAGCGGCGACTGCGCTGGACAAGGCCGCGCCACAG GAGGAGGAGGCAGTGCCCGGGTTCACGGTGACCACCGTGGAGGAGCGAGCGCGAGGCCGAGGACCGGTGAGGGTGGTGATGGAGGTCGACATCGAGGACTATCCCCGGTATGGCGCCAATGGCCGGCACAACCCGGAGGGTCCGCACCCGTGA